A window of Halomonas sp. GFAJ-1 contains these coding sequences:
- a CDS encoding undecaprenyl-diphosphatase, with translation MDWLQVVVLAVVQGLTEFLPISSSAHLILVPVLTAWEDQGLAFDVALHLGSLAAVILYFRYEILRMLKSSVTALQGKGVDEDARLGFWVALATLPVCVIGFLSRDLIADQMRSTLIIGISLIGFGLLLGYADWKKRGTRSEYSLGLKDVLIIGFAQALALIPGTSRSGITITAALLVGMSREGAARFSFLLSIPVIILAGGLEVVGLIQNPELIDWPAMLMGALLSGISAYLCIHYFLVIIKKLGMQPFVVYRVLFGAWLLWFFHF, from the coding sequence ATGGATTGGCTACAAGTTGTTGTATTAGCGGTAGTTCAGGGATTGACCGAGTTCCTGCCAATTTCAAGCTCAGCCCACCTAATTCTAGTGCCGGTGCTCACTGCCTGGGAAGACCAAGGCTTAGCTTTTGATGTTGCCCTTCATTTAGGGAGCTTAGCCGCCGTTATTCTTTACTTTAGATATGAAATTTTGCGGATGCTCAAAAGCAGCGTCACCGCTCTACAGGGTAAAGGGGTCGATGAAGACGCCCGGTTAGGATTCTGGGTGGCGCTAGCGACATTACCCGTTTGTGTCATAGGCTTTTTAAGCCGTGATTTGATAGCAGACCAGATGCGCTCAACGTTGATTATCGGCATCAGTCTCATTGGTTTTGGACTGCTGTTAGGGTATGCCGACTGGAAAAAGCGCGGGACACGTAGTGAATATAGCCTGGGCCTGAAAGATGTACTGATTATCGGCTTTGCCCAGGCGCTGGCGCTGATTCCAGGCACCTCGCGTTCCGGTATTACCATTACCGCTGCGCTGCTGGTGGGCATGAGCCGAGAAGGGGCGGCACGCTTCTCTTTCCTGCTTTCTATTCCAGTGATTATTTTGGCAGGTGGCTTGGAAGTGGTCGGGCTGATTCAAAACCCCGAACTGATCGATTGGCCGGCTATGTTGATGGGCGCTCTGCTATCAGGCATCAGTGCTTACCTCTGCATACACTACTTCCTCGTTATTATTAAAAAGCTGGGGATGCAGCCGTTTGTAGTGTACCGGGTGCTGTTTGGTGCTTGGCTACTGTGGTTTTTCCACTTTTAA
- a CDS encoding thiamine biosynthesis protein: MNRYHRLSGAVGVVLLATFLLAGCSENDRPLDAPVRFEGAIFGSFYQVTVMDPLTQGEANALEEGFLAELESVDQAMSTYRDDAELIAFNEAPLNEWQPLSNELIEVLSISRSVSEESGGAFDITVGGLVNLWSFGPEARPEEVPSEDELNERLAIVGYDAIDVDTQSMQARRTRDVFADLSGVAKGHGVDRVAAYLDQQGIEHYLVNLGGDIIARGYRHPDEQTPWRIGIEVPHTGPQEAQHILPLDNMSLATSGDYRNYFEEDGERYSHTIDPRTGRPVNNRLASVSVFHPSNAWADAWATALTVTGSEAGMQLALEHDLNALLLIKIDEGQWQSLGTPAFINYFGDALVEELGIDAWEDPSAPRQTATGE; this comes from the coding sequence ATGAATCGCTACCACCGTTTGTCAGGTGCTGTCGGCGTAGTGCTGCTAGCCACTTTCTTACTTGCAGGCTGTTCAGAAAACGATCGCCCCCTGGATGCTCCCGTTCGTTTTGAAGGCGCTATCTTTGGCTCTTTCTATCAGGTAACGGTGATGGATCCGTTGACCCAAGGCGAGGCTAACGCGCTTGAAGAGGGGTTCCTGGCAGAGCTTGAGAGCGTTGATCAAGCGATGTCGACCTATCGTGACGATGCAGAGCTGATTGCCTTTAACGAGGCACCCCTCAACGAGTGGCAGCCCCTCTCTAATGAATTGATTGAAGTGCTCTCTATTAGTCGGTCGGTATCCGAGGAGAGTGGCGGTGCGTTCGATATTACCGTGGGCGGTTTGGTCAATTTATGGAGTTTTGGCCCAGAAGCCCGCCCGGAAGAAGTGCCTTCTGAGGACGAGCTAAACGAGCGCTTAGCTATCGTAGGGTATGACGCGATCGACGTAGACACCCAAAGCATGCAGGCGCGGCGTACGCGTGATGTATTCGCCGACCTGTCTGGCGTTGCTAAAGGCCACGGTGTCGACCGCGTAGCTGCCTACCTTGATCAACAGGGCATCGAGCACTACTTGGTGAACCTAGGGGGAGACATTATTGCGCGTGGTTATCGCCATCCTGATGAGCAAACACCGTGGCGTATCGGCATCGAAGTACCTCATACGGGGCCGCAGGAGGCGCAACATATACTGCCACTGGACAATATGTCGTTGGCGACTTCAGGCGATTACCGCAACTATTTTGAGGAAGATGGCGAGCGCTACTCGCACACCATCGACCCGCGCACCGGCCGCCCGGTCAATAACCGTTTAGCGTCTGTTTCCGTGTTTCACCCTTCTAATGCGTGGGCCGATGCCTGGGCCACCGCGCTAACCGTAACCGGCAGTGAAGCCGGTATGCAGCTGGCACTGGAGCACGATCTAAATGCGCTGTTGTTAATTAAAATTGATGAAGGCCAATGGCAAAGCCTTGGCACCCCCGCATTTATCAACTATTTCGGTGACGCGCTGGTGGAGGAACTAGGTATTGATGCCTGGGAAGACCCGTCTGCCCCACGCCAAACGGCCACAGGTGAATAA
- a CDS encoding UDP-N-acetylglucosamine diphosphorylase/glucosamine-1-phosphate N-acetyltransferase — translation MQDLDIVILAAGKGTRMRSQTPKVLHTLAGKPMVQHVLDTAAGLNPTRTHVVIGHGAEQLREALAESAVSFAIQAEQKGTGHAVAQAQPQLGSGNVLVLYGDVPLIRRESLNALLAQVDEQHMGLLTVTLDDPSGYGRIVRNEAGDAVAIVEQKDAVPAQLAITECNTGIMAMTSAQLKRWLPQLSAENAQGEYYLTDVIAMAAKDGIKVCTAQPATAVEVEGVNNRAQMARLERAYQQQLADKLMEQGVALADPARLDIRGKLTCGHDVFIDVGCVFEGEVALGEGVRIGPYCVIKNSTIGAESVIESHSVIEATVAAGLNQIGPYARLRPGTRLAVKAKVGNFVETKNTEVGEGSKINHLSYVGDAHLGKNVNIGAGTITCNYDGANKHRTVIGDDAFIGSNSALVAPVTVGKGATVGAGSTIAKDVSDQALAVTRSRQLEKAGWPRPVKKTN, via the coding sequence ATGCAAGACCTCGATATTGTCATCCTTGCCGCGGGAAAAGGCACCCGCATGCGCTCGCAAACGCCCAAAGTACTTCACACCTTGGCAGGCAAGCCCATGGTACAACACGTGCTGGATACGGCGGCTGGGCTTAACCCAACGCGTACCCACGTCGTGATTGGTCATGGCGCTGAACAGCTGCGCGAAGCGCTCGCTGAAAGTGCTGTTTCCTTTGCCATTCAGGCTGAGCAAAAAGGCACTGGCCACGCGGTTGCCCAAGCGCAGCCCCAGTTAGGTAGTGGTAACGTGCTGGTGCTTTATGGGGATGTGCCGCTGATTCGACGCGAATCGTTAAATGCCCTGTTAGCCCAGGTGGATGAGCAGCATATGGGGCTGTTAACCGTCACTCTAGACGACCCTTCCGGTTATGGGCGCATTGTGCGTAACGAGGCAGGTGACGCGGTAGCTATTGTTGAGCAAAAGGATGCCGTTCCCGCACAGCTGGCGATTACCGAATGCAATACCGGTATTATGGCGATGACCAGCGCCCAGCTAAAACGCTGGCTCCCCCAGCTTTCCGCTGAAAACGCCCAGGGTGAATACTACTTAACCGATGTGATTGCCATGGCCGCTAAAGATGGCATTAAAGTATGTACCGCCCAACCAGCCACCGCAGTAGAGGTTGAAGGGGTGAACAACCGCGCTCAGATGGCCCGGCTAGAGCGTGCCTATCAGCAGCAGCTGGCCGATAAGCTGATGGAACAAGGGGTTGCCCTTGCTGACCCGGCAAGGCTTGATATACGTGGCAAGCTGACCTGTGGTCACGATGTATTTATTGACGTGGGATGTGTGTTTGAAGGGGAAGTAGCGCTTGGTGAAGGTGTGCGGATTGGTCCCTACTGTGTGATTAAAAACAGCACGATTGGCGCCGAAAGCGTGATCGAGAGCCACAGCGTTATTGAAGCAACGGTAGCCGCCGGGCTGAACCAGATAGGTCCCTATGCACGGCTACGCCCCGGCACGCGATTAGCGGTCAAAGCTAAGGTTGGCAACTTTGTTGAAACCAAAAATACCGAGGTGGGAGAAGGCAGCAAAATCAACCATTTAAGCTACGTTGGCGATGCCCATTTAGGCAAAAACGTTAACATCGGTGCAGGTACGATTACCTGTAATTACGATGGCGCCAATAAGCACCGCACGGTGATTGGTGATGACGCTTTTATTGGCTCCAATAGTGCGCTTGTTGCGCCGGTCACCGTGGGTAAAGGGGCTACCGTGGGTGCTGGTTCCACCATCGCTAAAGACGTTAGCGATCAGGCGCTGGCTGTCACCCGTAGCCGGCAGCTGGAAAAAGCTGGCTGGCCGCGTCCGGTGAAAAAGACCAATTAA
- a CDS encoding glutamine--fructose-6-phosphate aminotransferase (Catalyzes the first step in hexosamine metabolism, converting fructose-6P into glucosamine-6P using glutamine as a nitrogen source), with amino-acid sequence MCGIVAAVAQRNVQGILLEGLKRLEYRGYDSSGMTVLHDGALTRHRALGKVVALEEQLAKSALPGVAGIAHTRWATHGKPSEANAHPHHSSDQVAVVHNGIIENYEHIKATLQASGYTFTSETDTEVIAHLLADKLQSGLGLFEAIQQVVNGLGGAYALGVMSAAEPGIVVGARQGSPLVVGVGIDEAFLASDPLALLQVTDRFIYLEEGDLVELGEQGSIRIVDHQGNGVERPIHTFEHGDGAASKGDYRHYMLKEIFEQPEVINAALEGRLSASSVLVESFGPEAQALFENTRHIHIIACGTSYHAGLVARYWLERYAGVPVQVEVASEYRYRHPVVPEGTLFVTLSQSGETADTLAALRFAKTLNYLGTLAICNVPGSSLVRESNMALMTRAGPEIGVASTKAFTTQLVALMLLTLSVSKAKGQPEKTDLIAEIVTALRQLPALCQQVLALDSQIEALSQAFAEKHHALFLGRGAHYPIALEGALKLKEISYIHAEAYPAGELKHGPLALVDSEMPVISVAPNDDLLEKLKSNLQEVRARGGQLFVFADHSVGISEQDDIRVLELPQVHEALAPLLYTLPLQLLSYHVAVLKGTDVDQPRNLAKSVTVE; translated from the coding sequence ATGTGTGGCATCGTCGCTGCGGTTGCGCAACGTAATGTGCAAGGAATCTTGCTAGAAGGGCTTAAACGCCTAGAGTACCGCGGTTACGACTCATCTGGCATGACGGTGCTTCATGACGGCGCGCTAACCCGTCATCGCGCTTTGGGGAAAGTGGTAGCCCTTGAAGAGCAGCTAGCCAAGTCGGCGCTGCCCGGCGTCGCCGGTATCGCCCATACCCGCTGGGCTACCCATGGCAAGCCTTCTGAAGCCAATGCTCATCCGCACCATAGTAGCGACCAGGTTGCCGTGGTGCACAACGGTATTATCGAGAACTACGAACACATTAAGGCAACGCTTCAAGCGAGCGGTTATACCTTTACCTCAGAAACCGATACCGAAGTTATTGCCCACCTGCTGGCAGATAAACTGCAAAGCGGGTTGGGTCTGTTTGAGGCCATCCAGCAGGTTGTGAATGGGTTGGGCGGCGCTTATGCACTGGGCGTAATGAGTGCTGCTGAGCCGGGCATCGTCGTTGGCGCACGCCAGGGCAGCCCGCTCGTCGTGGGCGTGGGAATTGATGAGGCATTTTTAGCCTCTGACCCGCTGGCGCTTTTGCAGGTCACCGACCGCTTTATCTACCTAGAGGAGGGCGATTTAGTAGAACTTGGCGAGCAAGGGTCTATTCGCATTGTGGATCACCAGGGCAATGGGGTAGAACGGCCCATTCATACCTTTGAACACGGTGACGGCGCCGCTAGTAAAGGCGATTACCGCCACTACATGCTGAAAGAGATTTTTGAGCAGCCGGAGGTGATCAACGCTGCCCTTGAAGGCCGTTTAAGTGCTAGCAGCGTGCTGGTGGAAAGCTTCGGCCCAGAGGCTCAGGCGCTGTTTGAAAACACCCGCCATATTCATATTATTGCCTGCGGCACCAGCTATCATGCGGGGTTAGTGGCGCGCTACTGGCTTGAGCGCTACGCTGGGGTTCCGGTGCAGGTAGAAGTGGCCTCTGAGTATCGCTACCGCCACCCTGTAGTGCCCGAAGGCACGCTCTTTGTCACCCTATCTCAGTCGGGAGAAACCGCCGATACCTTGGCCGCGCTCCGCTTTGCCAAAACGCTCAACTACCTAGGTACCTTGGCGATTTGTAACGTACCAGGCAGCTCGTTGGTGCGTGAGTCCAATATGGCGCTGATGACCCGGGCAGGCCCGGAAATTGGCGTAGCTTCTACCAAAGCGTTCACCACACAGTTAGTCGCCCTGATGCTGCTGACGCTCTCGGTGAGCAAAGCCAAAGGTCAGCCCGAAAAAACCGACTTGATCGCTGAGATCGTCACGGCACTGCGTCAGCTACCCGCGCTTTGCCAACAGGTTTTAGCGCTGGATAGCCAAATTGAAGCACTCTCGCAGGCGTTTGCTGAAAAGCACCACGCGCTGTTTTTAGGCCGTGGCGCCCACTACCCCATCGCACTTGAAGGGGCGCTTAAGTTGAAAGAAATTTCCTATATTCATGCCGAAGCCTACCCCGCTGGCGAGCTTAAACACGGGCCATTGGCGTTGGTAGATAGTGAAATGCCGGTCATTTCGGTTGCGCCTAACGATGACCTGCTTGAAAAGCTTAAATCCAATCTGCAGGAAGTACGCGCCCGAGGCGGCCAGCTATTTGTGTTTGCCGACCACAGCGTGGGTATCAGCGAGCAAGATGATATTCGTGTACTGGAGCTGCCCCAAGTGCATGAAGCGCTGGCGCCGCTTCTTTACACCCTACCGCTGCAACTCCTCAGCTACCATGTTGCCGTGCTAAAAGGTACCGACGTGGATCAGCCCCGTAACTTGGCAAAGAGCGTAACTGTCGAGTAA
- a CDS encoding GCN5 family acetyltransferase: protein MNATLVECPAAQRREALLHLAAVHDAALQPGLQEALAEVKKTPTFNWQGLWIAQQAGRIAAAVWVQPLANRTAQLWLPKMLDSTGLALINVACQWAKQQRITLCHTLLAPQQFAWQAPLVAQGMRPMAELEHLRCSTGGKQPSTPLITLVPFSALTSAQQLTLVEAVSQDSLDCPALHQLLSIDELLAGFYTKAPQAPAHWYQVHYQEACEKGVEKQCVGVLLLAPYPTTPRCELLLMGLLPAWRGKGLGQAIIKHAFALAAQTGANELVLTVDASNVPAKRLYERCGFRCYAQQRLLAWHPEEWPE, encoded by the coding sequence TTGAACGCTACGCTTGTCGAATGCCCCGCCGCCCAGCGGCGGGAGGCGCTGCTGCATTTAGCCGCAGTACACGATGCCGCCTTGCAGCCTGGATTGCAGGAAGCGCTAGCGGAGGTGAAGAAGACCCCTACTTTTAACTGGCAAGGCCTATGGATAGCCCAGCAGGCTGGGCGAATTGCAGCGGCGGTGTGGGTTCAACCGTTAGCCAACCGTACCGCTCAGCTATGGTTACCGAAGATGCTGGATAGCACGGGCCTTGCGCTAATAAACGTGGCGTGCCAATGGGCAAAGCAGCAAAGGATTACGCTCTGCCATACCCTGTTAGCGCCGCAGCAGTTTGCGTGGCAAGCGCCGTTGGTAGCCCAAGGTATGCGGCCTATGGCCGAACTTGAGCATCTTCGGTGTAGCACAGGAGGCAAGCAGCCTTCTACACCGTTGATAACCCTAGTTCCTTTCAGCGCGCTAACGTCCGCACAGCAGCTAACCTTAGTCGAGGCCGTTAGCCAGGACTCTTTAGACTGCCCTGCTTTGCACCAGCTGCTTTCAATAGATGAACTGCTGGCTGGCTTCTATACCAAAGCGCCCCAAGCGCCTGCTCATTGGTATCAGGTGCACTATCAAGAAGCGTGTGAAAAAGGGGTTGAAAAACAGTGTGTAGGCGTCTTACTGCTGGCGCCTTACCCTACCACCCCGCGCTGTGAACTACTCTTGATGGGGCTACTGCCTGCGTGGCGGGGAAAAGGGCTAGGCCAGGCAATCATCAAGCACGCCTTTGCGCTGGCGGCACAAACGGGGGCTAACGAGTTAGTATTAACGGTGGATGCTAGCAACGTGCCTGCCAAGCGGCTTTATGAACGCTGCGGATTTAGGTGCTATGCCCAACAGCGTTTATTAGCCTGGCATCCTGAAGAGTGGCCGGAATGA
- a CDS encoding cytochrome C: MKSKLIMSGLAALGVMAGTSGAYADDAARDAMAQRLAPVGQLCLQGQECGTAAAPAAASNGGDSIDGASIYDRVCMACHETGAAGAPVRGDEAAWSERIEQGFATLLEHSINGIGAMPARGGNPNLSDEEMEASTAYLLEPVMDVPELGGGDAADDAAAEETTAEEGASEDVAAAEEAADEATAASEEDVASAGNGLDGEALYGTSGCAACHNNGVAGAPVLGDADAWAERLDKGIDTLYANSIGGIGAMPPKGGNMRLEDEEVMAIVDYMVAEAE; this comes from the coding sequence GTGAAATCTAAGCTGATCATGAGCGGGCTGGCAGCCCTTGGCGTCATGGCAGGCACATCCGGTGCTTATGCCGACGATGCCGCACGTGACGCAATGGCCCAGCGCCTAGCACCCGTAGGCCAGCTCTGTTTACAGGGCCAAGAGTGTGGTACGGCAGCAGCCCCAGCGGCCGCTAGCAATGGCGGCGACAGTATTGATGGCGCCAGCATCTATGACCGTGTCTGTATGGCGTGTCACGAAACAGGCGCCGCCGGTGCACCGGTTCGTGGTGACGAAGCGGCTTGGTCTGAGCGCATCGAGCAAGGCTTTGCCACGCTGCTGGAACACTCCATCAACGGTATTGGCGCAATGCCTGCCCGTGGCGGTAACCCCAACCTTTCTGATGAAGAGATGGAAGCCTCAACGGCCTATCTACTTGAGCCAGTGATGGATGTGCCCGAGCTAGGCGGTGGTGATGCAGCCGATGATGCAGCGGCTGAAGAAACCACGGCTGAGGAAGGCGCTAGTGAAGACGTAGCTGCTGCCGAAGAAGCTGCTGATGAGGCCACCGCCGCTAGCGAAGAAGACGTCGCCAGTGCTGGTAACGGCTTAGACGGTGAAGCGCTTTACGGCACCTCTGGTTGTGCAGCATGCCATAACAACGGCGTAGCGGGTGCCCCCGTGCTAGGTGATGCAGATGCGTGGGCAGAGCGTCTCGATAAAGGCATCGATACGTTGTATGCCAACTCTATTGGGGGTATCGGCGCTATGCCGCCCAAAGGTGGCAACATGCGTCTTGAAGATGAAGAAGTCATGGCCATTGTCGATTACATGGTTGCTGAAGCTGAGTAA
- a CDS encoding ATP-dependent DNA helicase Rep, whose protein sequence is MTPQPPMSILSRIKGLNPRQQEAVRYIDGPCLVLAGAGSGKTSVITTKIAYLVQECGMSARKIAAVTFTNKAAREMKERVGQMLKGKEGHGLTVSTFHNLGLTIIRGELKTLGYKPGFSLFDPEDAKALLRDLMNKDAQVDAEQINAVQSKISTWKNDLVLPSDALSFAADDDEHFAARVYEAYVRHLKAYNAVDFDDLILLPVVLLSRDPEALERWRRKIQYMLVDEYQDTNVSQYLLVKLLMAERATFTVVGDDDQSIYAWRGARPENLVTLGEDFPRLKVIKLEQNYRSTGTILRAANTLIANNPHVYDKTLWSDMGDGAPIRVIVNRHEDAESERVASEMLTRRIKEKAEWRDFAVLYRGNFQARLLELKLQHYQIPYKLSGGTSFFSRNEIKDTMAYLRLLINPADDNAFLRIVNVPRREVGPGTVEKLANYATERSISLFAACHEMGLEQTLPTRAVERLARFTHFIDSVRKRMDQDDAIAAIRDMLRDMDYEAWLYQNASAPTVAERRMANVWILIDQLEKSLNREPEDANDSTATETDGVEAAISRLVLRDILEQQAEEDDSDRVQLLTMHASKGLEFPHVYLMGLEEDLLPHRNAIEMGTVEEERRLAYVGITRARRTLTLTLARQRKAYGELMDCQPSRFLDELPSDDLEWEGRADKEDPEKKQARGKDAIAGLRSLLG, encoded by the coding sequence ATGACGCCCCAACCGCCAATGAGCATCCTTAGCCGTATTAAAGGGCTCAACCCGCGCCAGCAGGAAGCGGTGCGCTATATCGATGGCCCCTGTCTTGTACTGGCGGGCGCAGGTTCCGGTAAAACCAGCGTGATCACCACCAAAATTGCCTATTTGGTGCAAGAGTGTGGCATGAGCGCGCGTAAAATTGCCGCCGTGACCTTTACCAACAAAGCCGCTCGGGAAATGAAAGAGCGCGTTGGGCAAATGCTGAAGGGTAAAGAGGGCCACGGGCTAACGGTGTCGACATTTCACAACCTGGGCCTGACGATTATTCGCGGCGAGCTAAAAACCCTGGGTTACAAACCGGGCTTTTCGCTGTTCGACCCGGAAGATGCCAAAGCGCTGCTGCGCGATTTGATGAACAAAGACGCCCAGGTAGACGCCGAGCAGATCAACGCAGTGCAGAGCAAAATTTCCACCTGGAAGAATGATTTAGTGCTGCCCAGCGATGCGCTCTCATTTGCTGCGGATGATGACGAGCACTTTGCCGCCAGGGTCTATGAAGCCTATGTGCGCCACCTAAAAGCCTATAACGCGGTAGATTTCGATGACCTCATTCTATTGCCAGTGGTACTGCTAAGCCGCGACCCGGAAGCGCTTGAGCGCTGGCGGCGTAAAATTCAGTACATGCTGGTAGATGAGTACCAGGACACTAACGTTTCCCAGTACCTGCTGGTGAAACTGTTGATGGCCGAACGGGCCACGTTTACCGTGGTCGGCGACGACGATCAGTCGATTTATGCTTGGCGGGGTGCGCGGCCTGAAAACCTGGTTACCCTTGGAGAAGACTTCCCACGCCTGAAGGTCATTAAGCTGGAGCAGAACTACCGCTCCACCGGCACTATTTTGCGCGCGGCTAACACGCTAATTGCCAACAACCCCCATGTGTACGATAAAACCTTGTGGTCGGATATGGGCGATGGCGCGCCCATTCGCGTGATCGTCAATCGCCATGAAGACGCAGAATCCGAGCGGGTCGCCAGCGAGATGCTCACTCGGCGCATCAAAGAGAAAGCCGAATGGCGTGATTTTGCGGTGCTCTATCGGGGTAACTTCCAGGCGCGCTTATTAGAGCTCAAGCTCCAGCACTATCAAATCCCTTACAAGCTCTCCGGCGGGACGTCGTTTTTCTCCCGCAACGAGATCAAAGACACCATGGCCTACCTGCGGCTGCTGATTAACCCCGCCGACGACAACGCCTTTTTACGCATTGTGAACGTACCGCGGCGAGAAGTAGGCCCCGGCACCGTGGAAAAACTCGCTAACTACGCCACCGAACGCTCTATTTCGCTGTTTGCCGCCTGTCATGAGATGGGGCTAGAGCAAACGCTGCCCACCCGGGCCGTGGAGCGGCTAGCGCGCTTTACCCATTTTATCGACAGTGTCCGCAAGCGCATGGATCAAGACGATGCCATCGCCGCCATTCGTGACATGCTGCGGGATATGGATTACGAAGCGTGGCTCTATCAAAACGCCAGCGCGCCCACGGTGGCTGAACGGCGTATGGCCAACGTGTGGATTTTAATTGATCAGTTGGAGAAGTCGCTTAACCGAGAACCAGAAGATGCCAATGATTCCACGGCTACCGAAACAGACGGCGTGGAAGCAGCAATTTCCCGTTTAGTACTGCGGGATATTCTGGAACAGCAGGCTGAAGAGGATGACTCCGACCGGGTACAGCTACTCACCATGCACGCCTCAAAAGGGCTGGAGTTCCCCCATGTCTATTTAATGGGTTTAGAAGAAGACTTGCTGCCCCACCGCAACGCCATAGAGATGGGCACCGTGGAAGAGGAACGGCGACTAGCTTATGTTGGCATTACCCGGGCGCGGCGCACACTGACATTGACGCTTGCACGCCAGCGCAAAGCCTACGGAGAGCTGATGGACTGCCAGCCCAGCCGCTTTTTAGACGAGCTGCCCAGTGATGATTTGGAGTGGGAGGGTCGCGCGGATAAAGAGGACCCGGAGAAAAAGCAGGCGCGGGGCAAGGATGCTATTGCCGGGCTACGCTCGCTGTTGGGCTAA
- a CDS encoding tRNA (cytosine(34)-2'-O)-methyltransferase TrmL: MFEVALFEPRMAPNTGNIMRLVANNGCRLHLIEPLGFDLEEKKLRRAGLDYRDLANVTRHANFTAFQTAMQGRTIWAITTKGTQVHSNAAFAPGDVLLFGSETAGLSAEVHAALPAAQKLRIPMQPNNRSLNLSNAVAIVSYEAWRQHEFAGAGD, from the coding sequence ATGTTTGAAGTAGCGCTATTTGAACCGCGAATGGCCCCCAATACGGGCAACATTATGCGCCTGGTGGCCAACAACGGCTGTCGTTTACACCTAATTGAACCGCTAGGCTTTGATCTCGAAGAGAAAAAGCTGCGTCGCGCGGGCTTAGACTACCGCGACTTAGCCAACGTGACACGCCACGCGAATTTTACGGCGTTTCAAACCGCGATGCAGGGGCGCACTATTTGGGCGATTACCACTAAAGGGACTCAAGTCCACAGTAACGCCGCCTTTGCCCCTGGCGATGTGCTGCTGTTTGGCTCGGAAACCGCCGGGCTCTCTGCGGAGGTGCACGCAGCGTTGCCCGCCGCACAGAAGCTGCGCATTCCCATGCAGCCCAATAACCGTAGCCTGAACCTTTCTAACGCGGTGGCTATCGTTAGCTATGAAGCGTGGCGCCAGCATGAATTTGCTGGCGCAGGCGACTAA
- a CDS encoding orotate phosphoribosyltransferase has protein sequence MATTLQPYQRDFIAFAIEQGVLKFGEFTLKSGRVSPYFFNAGLFQTGRALAKLGRFYAQAIVDSGLKADVLFGPAYKGIPLAAVTAAALADHHDRDMPYAFNRKEAKTHGEGGNIVGAPLAGDILIIDDVITAGTAIREVMGLIKQSGARAGGVIVALDRQERGQGEQSAIQEVQAQFAIPVVSIVNLEQVLTYLEEHAGGEMLAYAEAVRAYRDRYGI, from the coding sequence GTGGCTACCACTCTACAACCCTACCAACGCGATTTCATTGCCTTCGCTATTGAACAGGGCGTGCTCAAGTTTGGCGAGTTCACGCTTAAGTCGGGGCGAGTAAGCCCTTACTTCTTTAATGCGGGCCTGTTTCAGACCGGCCGCGCCTTGGCCAAGCTGGGCCGATTCTACGCCCAAGCGATTGTCGATAGCGGCCTAAAAGCCGACGTGCTGTTTGGCCCGGCGTATAAGGGCATACCGCTGGCAGCGGTTACGGCAGCCGCTCTGGCCGACCACCACGACCGTGATATGCCCTACGCGTTTAACCGCAAAGAGGCCAAAACCCACGGTGAAGGCGGTAATATTGTCGGCGCGCCGCTTGCTGGCGATATTTTGATCATTGATGATGTGATTACCGCCGGTACCGCGATCCGCGAGGTAATGGGCCTGATTAAACAGAGCGGTGCCCGTGCAGGCGGCGTGATCGTTGCGCTAGATCGCCAAGAGCGCGGCCAGGGCGAGCAGAGCGCCATTCAGGAAGTTCAGGCCCAGTTTGCTATCCCGGTCGTCAGCATCGTCAATCTAGAGCAAGTGCTGACGTACCTGGAAGAGCATGCCGGGGGCGAAATGCTAGCTTACGCCGAGGCTGTGCGGGCCTACCGCGACCGTTATGGCATTTAA